Proteins from a genomic interval of Nostoc sp. TCL240-02:
- the cobO gene encoding cob(I)yrinic acid a,c-diamide adenosyltransferase has translation MKNDTPQELNQDQEIGRLIDEVMSSSLTDEQYRKKMQRRKEVQDKRIAEAVPEKGLIIVNTGNGKGKTTAALGMVLRSLGHGYKVAIIQFIKGSWEPSEKRVFSYWEDQIEFHAMGEGFTWETQDRDRDLDKASAAWEKSLEYIRNPDFHLVLLDEINIALKMAYLPLEDVLAGLAQKPANKHVILTGRGAPAGLIERADLVTEMTLIKHPFRDQGVKAQPGIEY, from the coding sequence ATGAAAAACGATACACCACAAGAATTAAACCAAGATCAAGAGATTGGGCGCTTGATTGATGAGGTAATGTCTTCATCTCTGACTGATGAACAGTACCGCAAAAAAATGCAGCGACGCAAAGAAGTGCAAGACAAGCGCATAGCAGAAGCTGTACCAGAAAAAGGATTAATTATTGTAAATACTGGTAATGGTAAAGGTAAAACTACTGCGGCTTTGGGGATGGTATTACGATCGCTAGGTCACGGCTATAAAGTAGCGATCATCCAATTCATCAAGGGAAGTTGGGAACCTTCAGAAAAAAGGGTTTTCAGCTATTGGGAAGACCAGATAGAATTTCACGCAATGGGCGAAGGCTTCACGTGGGAAACTCAAGACCGCGATCGCGATCTTGACAAAGCTAGCGCCGCCTGGGAAAAATCATTAGAATATATTCGCAACCCAGACTTTCATCTGGTGTTGTTAGACGAAATTAATATCGCCCTCAAAATGGCTTACTTACCATTAGAGGATGTTTTGGCGGGTTTGGCGCAAAAACCAGCTAACAAGCACGTTATTCTCACAGGTAGAGGCGCACCAGCAGGTTTAATTGAGCGTGCTGACCTCGTAACCGAAATGACCTTAATTAAGCACCCTTTCCGCGATCAAGGCGTGAAAGCGCAACCAGGAATTGAGTATTAA
- a CDS encoding GFA family protein has protein sequence MIPYTGGCQCGQVRYEIHAEPLTLYLCHCKECQKQSSSAFGMSLTVPRDAVVIVQGKPKSWTRKSDNGREVNNLFCGDCGTRLFHERTYNPNTINVKAGTLDDTSWLCPVGNIWTRSAQSWVIISDQLLNYDGQPEDVRPLWGKWTQQHP, from the coding sequence ATGATTCCATATACCGGAGGTTGTCAATGTGGACAGGTTCGTTATGAAATTCATGCTGAACCCTTAACCCTGTATTTATGCCACTGCAAGGAGTGTCAGAAACAATCTTCTAGCGCTTTTGGAATGTCTCTTACCGTACCACGAGATGCTGTTGTGATTGTTCAGGGAAAACCGAAATCTTGGACTCGGAAAAGTGATAACGGACGTGAAGTAAATAACCTGTTCTGTGGCGACTGCGGAACGCGATTGTTCCATGAACGGACTTACAACCCAAATACTATCAACGTCAAAGCCGGAACATTAGATGATACAAGTTGGTTATGTCCAGTGGGTAACATTTGGACACGCAGTGCCCAATCATGGGTGATAATTTCAGACCAATTACTCAACTATGACGGTCAACCAGAGGATGTTCGTCCTTTATGGGGAAAATGGACGCAGCAGCATCCATAA
- a CDS encoding ISKra4 family transposase (programmed frameshift) has protein sequence MTPEQKQALQKHIQAIAKILYEDTSKEKLTNLAAIEEAVRSQMQKHVMPEVGGFFIETITGTTAGYQRRLKSILGELAITSKQAIELEVAPSTQLSPYLETCCLRVSANVSYEDAASDIKYFTGIEVSHSSQQRLVHRQNFELPTPEQTIEELSVDGGNIRVRTPKGQICAWLGYKAISLHHLGILGTSFQNNQIVIDWVNDQPLASPLTCIGDGHDGIWNIIDQLAPDAQRREILDWFHLIENLHKVGGSQKRLKQAQNLLWKGQVEATIALFTDCKGKQVQNFCRYLDKHRNRIINYEYYQAEEICSIGSGSVESAVKQVDRRTKISGAQWKRENVPQVLAHRCAYLNGLLSV, from the exons ATGACCCCAGAACAAAAGCAAGCTCTTCAAAAACATATTCAGGCGATTGCTAAAATATTGTATGAAGATACGTCAAAAGAAAAGCTCACAAATCTTGCAGCAATTGAAGAAGCAGTGCGGAGTCAAATGCAGAAGCATGTTATGCCAGAAGTAGGGG GTTTTTTTATCGAAACGATTACAGGGACAACCGCAGGATACCAACGACGGCTCAAAAGCATTCTTGGAGAGTTAGCAATAACGAGCAAACAAGCCATTGAATTAGAAGTCGCACCAAGTACTCAACTGAGTCCATATCTAGAAACTTGTTGTTTGAGGGTAAGTGCGAATGTCAGCTATGAAGATGCGGCATCAGACATCAAGTATTTTACGGGCATAGAGGTTTCTCACAGCAGTCAACAGAGATTAGTGCATCGCCAGAATTTTGAGTTGCCAACACCAGAACAGACAATTGAAGAATTAAGCGTCGATGGTGGAAACATCCGTGTCCGAACTCCTAAAGGTCAAATATGTGCATGGCTTGGCTATAAAGCAATTAGCTTACATCATCTCGGAATCTTGGGAACTTCATTTCAGAATAATCAGATTGTGATTGATTGGGTTAATGACCAACCACTGGCTAGCCCACTCACTTGTATTGGTGATGGACATGACGGCATTTGGAATATAATTGACCAATTAGCACCTGATGCACAACGTCGAGAAATACTTGATTGGTTCCATTTAATAGAAAACCTCCACAAAGTTGGGGGTTCACAAAAACGCTTGAAACAAGCACAAAATCTACTATGGAAAGGCCAAGTTGAGGCTACTATTGCCTTATTTACAGATTGTAAAGGCAAACAAGTACAAAACTTTTGCCGTTATCTTGATAAGCATCGCAATCGCATTATCAACTACGAATATTATCAAGCTGAAGAAATTTGTTCAATTGGTTCAGGTTCAGTTGAATCTGCCGTTAAACAGGTTGACCGTCGAACAAAAATTTCCGGGGCACAATGGAAACGAGAAAATGTGCCTCAAGTCCTAGCCCATCGCTGTGCTTACCTCAATGGATTATTGTCAGTTTGA
- a CDS encoding nucleotidyltransferase family protein, producing the protein MNSNTRRLQIILADTPIDTVLPAIAQLNLPNWWLAGGAVRNTVWSSIFGNDCGLGIKDFDIAFFDIEGNRSQELAAKATLTEQFPHDEFDVKNQASFARWRLGSRPYISTEDAITEWLHTATAVGVRLDTQGQWQFFTPYGLDDLFDGIIRPTPAHTYNIDAHNKASGFLQKCPDLRLA; encoded by the coding sequence ATGAATAGTAACACTCGTCGTCTACAGATTATTTTAGCTGATACACCTATTGATACAGTATTACCTGCGATCGCTCAACTAAATTTACCTAACTGGTGGTTAGCCGGTGGTGCAGTCCGAAACACTGTTTGGTCTTCGATTTTTGGCAATGACTGTGGGTTAGGTATTAAAGATTTTGATATTGCATTCTTTGATATAGAAGGAAATCGTTCTCAAGAATTAGCAGCAAAGGCGACTCTCACAGAACAATTTCCTCATGACGAGTTTGATGTCAAAAATCAAGCCAGTTTTGCTCGTTGGCGGCTTGGTAGCAGACCCTACATTAGTACAGAAGATGCCATCACAGAGTGGCTGCACACCGCTACTGCTGTCGGAGTTCGACTAGATACACAAGGCCAATGGCAATTTTTCACTCCCTACGGATTGGATGACCTGTTTGATGGCATTATTCGACCGACACCAGCACATACTTATAATATAGATGCCCACAATAAGGCATCTGGATTCTTGCAAAAGTGTCCTGATCTGCGTTTGGCGTAA
- a CDS encoding ATP-binding sensor histidine kinase has product MPNRTGYPIKSTLHEGIQTIIYQTQMPKTQQRVILKLLKNEYPTLEAFTRLKHEYQIQQGLDHPNIVKSISLETFDNRLGLLLEDFGGQSLAQIIQQEKLDLINHLNIAIQLTKALDYLHKHQIIHKDIKPSNIIVNSQTGIVKLTDFGIASRLNKENPQFNNPNCVEGTLAYMSPEQTGRMNRILDYRTDFYSLGVTLYEMLTEKTPFFSQDPLELVYSHIAVQPINPQLLNPTISNVISEIVLKLMAKNAEDRYQSATGLLADLESCLNQLKSKGIITDFVPGRLDVLSQLLIPQKLYGRENQVNELLAAFERVTSGTSEMMLVSGYSGIGKSVLVNEVNKPITRRQGYFISGKFDQLKRNIPYASLIQAFAYLMRYLLTENNEKIETWREKILSALGTNGKVITDVIPEVELIIGTQPDVAQIGATESQNRFNRVFKEFIQVFTQKEHPLVIFLDDLQWSDSATLNLIQLLITDTDSKHLLFIGAYRDNEVNAAHPLIQKIEEIKNTGTVVNNIVLQPLNLENVTQLVAETLQEANINPDSEYSTFSDRIIQLAELISNKTGGNPFFLTQLIQVLHQEELLKFDFIKAQWQWSLKDIQAIGIIDKNVVELVATRVEKLPKSTQDVLKLAACVGDRFSLDVLSIVNEKSPSLTANDLHSALQAGLILPLSEAYRIPLVFNQEEAVNLNFDTSRVGYKFLHDRVQQAAYSLIPEELKKSTHLKIGQLLLQNIPKEEIEANIFDIVNQLNVGIVNLIEQSDKTELARLNLIAGRKAKASTAYDAALKYFTNGIELLSRDSWQTEYILTLCLYEGAAEAAYLGGNFEQMQQWAEVVQQEAKILLDKVKVYEVQIIASIIQSKQLEAIQIAVSILKLLGISFPDEPTSTDIQQGMDDIAVSLKGKVIADLINLPLMSDPNKIAAMKILMGVLPAAFQTAPVMMPIIVCKMVNLSLNYGNTAVSGYGYSLYGLLLCGVQGEINSGYEFGKLASSLVSQFNAEELKAKILTVVSAHVMHWKEHVRETLTSSMSGYASGLETGDLEYAGYCGYIYPYHSFWLGKELWVLEKELIAYCESLKKINQQVALTWNLVYLQTVLNLKGNYENVDCLIGEAYDEQSMLPIHQQVNDLYTINHLFVNKLMLSYIFGEYFKAVENAAIAEKSLGGVTGLFVVPLFYFYDSLAHLSIYHTAKESQRQAILEKVQANQQKMELWATHAPTNHLHRFYLVEAERYRILGQKLEAMDYYENSIAKSQENGFLQEEALAYELAGKFYQSLGKELIHQTYITKAYYAYIRWGAIAKVKYLESKYAFLVGQTTTVETTTSKIDTIHLTTTTTTNSSSLSDFLDFNTFIKFSQAITNEIVLENLLGKLIKILLENAAAQKAVLLLLKDNQLYIEASGNAIDNVVTVLPSITVETYQDLPLSVINYVFRTQQYLVLNDAITTEPFNLDIYIQESKIKSIFCLPIIYQSQLTGIIYLENQLSSGAFVTERIEVLKVLVSQMAIAIQNARLYTREQDKSRELEQSIKDLQKAQLQLIQSEKMSSLGNLVAGVAHEINNPVGFITGSITQAKDNVNDLIGYLQLYREKFPNPGAEIEDKAEEIDIDFLLEDLPKMIDGMTVGTQRIRNISTSLRTFSRADTTSKVLANIHEGIDSTLLILQHRLKADHNRPAIQVIKEYGNIPLVKCYLGQLNQVFMNIIANAIDALEEANIDRSFMEVQERYPNIITISTKIEENNNLTIKIQDNAKGMSEEVKACIFENLFTTKCVGKGTGLGLSISRQIIIENHSGSLICESVLGQGTAFIISIPVLG; this is encoded by the coding sequence ATGCCAAATCGTACTGGATACCCAATCAAGTCAACTCTCCATGAAGGAATCCAAACAATTATTTATCAAACACAAATGCCAAAGACGCAACAGCGAGTTATCCTCAAGTTGCTTAAAAATGAATATCCTACCCTTGAAGCCTTTACTCGTCTGAAACATGAGTATCAAATTCAGCAAGGTTTAGACCATCCCAACATAGTTAAATCCATTAGTCTAGAAACCTTTGATAATCGATTGGGACTGTTGTTAGAAGACTTTGGTGGTCAATCTTTAGCCCAAATTATTCAGCAAGAAAAACTTGACTTAATTAACCATTTAAATATTGCTATTCAACTGACTAAAGCTCTAGATTATTTGCATAAACACCAGATTATTCATAAAGATATCAAGCCTAGCAACATCATTGTTAACTCCCAGACAGGTATTGTTAAACTCACTGACTTTGGTATAGCCTCCCGCCTGAATAAGGAAAATCCCCAATTTAATAACCCTAACTGCGTTGAAGGCACACTTGCCTACATGTCTCCTGAACAAACGGGGAGAATGAATCGTATTCTTGATTATCGCACTGACTTTTATTCTCTAGGCGTGACTTTATATGAAATGCTCACCGAGAAAACACCATTTTTTAGTCAAGATCCCTTAGAACTAGTTTATAGTCATATTGCTGTTCAACCGATAAATCCACAGTTATTAAATCCAACAATTTCTAACGTCATCTCAGAAATTGTGCTGAAATTGATGGCGAAAAATGCTGAAGACAGATATCAAAGTGCTACAGGATTATTAGCAGACTTAGAGTCATGTCTTAACCAGTTAAAATCTAAAGGTATAATTACTGATTTTGTTCCAGGTCGTTTAGATGTCTTAAGCCAATTATTAATTCCTCAAAAATTATATGGTCGTGAAAACCAAGTTAATGAACTGTTAGCTGCATTTGAACGTGTTACATCTGGAACTAGTGAGATGATGCTAGTTTCTGGTTATTCAGGTATTGGTAAATCAGTTTTAGTTAACGAAGTTAATAAACCCATTACTCGCAGACAAGGTTACTTTATTTCTGGTAAATTTGACCAATTAAAACGAAATATACCTTATGCCTCTTTAATTCAAGCTTTTGCTTATTTAATGCGGTATTTACTGACAGAGAATAATGAAAAAATAGAAACATGGCGGGAAAAAATACTATCAGCTTTAGGAACAAATGGTAAAGTCATTACTGACGTAATTCCAGAAGTAGAATTAATTATTGGTACACAGCCAGACGTTGCCCAAATTGGTGCAACAGAATCACAAAATCGCTTCAATCGAGTTTTTAAAGAATTTATCCAAGTTTTTACCCAAAAAGAACACCCCTTAGTCATATTTTTAGATGATTTGCAATGGTCAGATTCAGCCACATTGAATCTAATTCAATTACTTATAACTGATACTGACAGCAAACATCTATTATTTATTGGTGCATATAGAGATAATGAAGTTAATGCAGCACATCCTTTAATTCAAAAAATAGAAGAAATTAAGAATACTGGCACAGTTGTTAATAATATTGTGTTGCAACCTTTGAATTTAGAGAATGTGACTCAACTAGTTGCAGAAACTTTACAAGAAGCAAATATTAACCCTGATTCTGAATACAGCACTTTTAGTGATAGAATTATTCAGCTAGCTGAATTAATTTCTAATAAGACAGGTGGAAATCCATTTTTTCTCACACAACTTATTCAGGTACTTCATCAAGAAGAACTTTTAAAATTTGACTTTATTAAGGCTCAATGGCAATGGAGTTTAAAAGATATTCAAGCAATTGGAATTATCGACAAAAATGTAGTTGAGCTAGTTGCTACTCGAGTTGAGAAACTACCAAAATCTACCCAAGATGTTTTAAAATTAGCCGCTTGCGTGGGTGACAGATTTAGTCTTGATGTTTTATCGATAGTCAATGAAAAATCACCTTCTTTGACAGCCAATGATTTACACTCAGCTTTGCAAGCGGGATTAATTCTACCTTTAAGTGAAGCTTACCGTATTCCTTTAGTTTTTAATCAAGAAGAAGCGGTTAATTTAAATTTCGACACTTCACGAGTGGGTTACAAGTTCTTGCATGATAGAGTACAACAAGCAGCATATTCACTGATTCCAGAAGAACTTAAGAAATCTACTCACTTAAAAATTGGACAATTGCTTCTACAAAATATCCCAAAGGAGGAAATAGAAGCTAATATTTTTGATATAGTTAATCAGTTGAATGTAGGTATTGTTAACCTAATAGAGCAATCTGATAAAACTGAATTGGCACGATTAAACTTAATTGCAGGGCGAAAAGCTAAAGCTTCTACAGCTTATGACGCTGCACTTAAGTACTTCACAAATGGGATAGAGCTTTTAAGTAGAGACTCTTGGCAAACTGAATATATCTTAACTTTATGTTTATATGAAGGAGCCGCAGAAGCAGCCTATCTGGGCGGTAATTTTGAGCAGATGCAGCAATGGGCTGAGGTGGTACAGCAAGAAGCCAAAATCCTTTTAGATAAAGTGAAAGTCTATGAAGTACAGATTATCGCTTCTATCATTCAAAGCAAACAACTGGAAGCCATTCAGATAGCAGTGTCAATTCTAAAATTGTTAGGAATAAGTTTTCCAGATGAACCGACATCAACTGATATTCAGCAGGGGATGGATGATATTGCTGTTTCTTTGAAAGGTAAAGTCATTGCAGATTTAATTAACTTACCATTAATGTCTGATCCGAACAAGATTGCAGCCATGAAAATCTTAATGGGAGTTCTACCTGCGGCTTTTCAAACTGCTCCTGTAATGATGCCAATTATTGTTTGTAAAATGGTCAATTTGTCCTTAAACTATGGCAATACGGCTGTATCTGGCTATGGTTATAGTCTTTATGGCTTACTTCTTTGTGGAGTTCAAGGAGAAATTAATTCGGGCTATGAATTTGGTAAATTAGCTTCTAGTTTGGTGTCACAATTTAATGCGGAAGAACTCAAAGCTAAGATTCTAACGGTTGTTAGCGCTCATGTTATGCACTGGAAAGAGCATGTTAGGGAGACATTAACATCATCAATGTCTGGATATGCTAGTGGTCTAGAAACCGGAGATTTAGAATATGCTGGCTATTGTGGTTACATTTATCCCTATCATTCCTTTTGGTTGGGTAAGGAACTTTGGGTTCTAGAAAAGGAATTAATAGCTTACTGTGAATCGCTGAAAAAAATCAATCAGCAAGTAGCTTTAACTTGGAATTTAGTATATCTGCAAACAGTTTTGAATTTGAAAGGAAATTATGAAAATGTAGACTGTTTAATTGGAGAAGCCTACGACGAGCAAAGTATGCTGCCAATTCATCAGCAAGTAAATGATCTTTACACAATTAATCATTTATTTGTCAATAAACTAATGCTCTCTTACATATTTGGAGAGTATTTTAAAGCTGTAGAAAATGCTGCGATCGCAGAAAAGTCTTTAGGTGGTGTCACAGGGTTGTTTGTTGTTCCACTGTTCTATTTCTACGATTCTTTAGCACACTTGTCCATATATCATACTGCTAAAGAGTCCCAGAGGCAAGCTATTCTCGAAAAAGTCCAAGCTAATCAGCAAAAAATGGAACTCTGGGCTACTCATGCTCCCACGAATCACTTACATAGATTTTATCTCGTGGAGGCAGAACGGTATCGAATTTTGGGTCAAAAGCTCGAAGCAATGGACTACTATGAAAATTCTATTGCCAAATCTCAAGAGAATGGTTTTCTCCAAGAAGAAGCTTTAGCTTATGAGTTAGCAGGAAAATTTTATCAATCTCTAGGTAAAGAGTTAATTCATCAAACCTATATCACTAAAGCTTATTATGCCTATATTCGTTGGGGTGCGATCGCTAAAGTTAAATACTTAGAATCAAAGTATGCTTTTCTAGTAGGACAAACTACTACTGTAGAAACGACTACTTCTAAAATAGATACAATTCACCTTACCACCACCACAACTACTAATAGTAGTAGTTTAAGCGATTTTTTAGACTTTAATACATTTATCAAGTTTTCGCAAGCGATTACAAATGAAATTGTTTTAGAGAATTTGTTGGGCAAGCTAATCAAAATTTTACTAGAAAATGCTGCTGCACAAAAAGCAGTACTACTCTTACTTAAAGATAATCAACTATATATCGAAGCTTCTGGAAATGCTATCGACAATGTAGTGACAGTTTTACCCTCTATTACTGTTGAAACCTATCAGGATTTACCGCTCTCTGTAATTAACTATGTTTTTCGCACTCAGCAATATCTTGTGTTGAATGATGCAATAACTACAGAACCGTTTAACCTTGATATTTATATTCAGGAATCTAAAATAAAATCAATCTTTTGCTTGCCAATAATTTACCAATCACAGCTTACTGGAATTATTTATTTAGAAAATCAGTTATCATCAGGAGCTTTTGTTACAGAAAGAATAGAAGTATTAAAAGTCTTAGTTTCTCAAATGGCTATTGCCATACAAAATGCCCGTTTATACACAAGAGAACAAGACAAATCTAGAGAATTAGAACAGTCAATTAAAGATTTACAAAAGGCACAACTACAACTCATTCAAAGCGAGAAAATGTCTTCTTTAGGAAATTTAGTTGCAGGTGTAGCACATGAAATTAACAATCCAGTTGGTTTTATTACAGGTAGTATCACCCAAGCAAAAGATAATGTTAATGATTTAATAGGATATCTACAACTATACCGAGAAAAGTTCCCGAATCCTGGTGCTGAGATTGAAGACAAAGCCGAAGAAATAGATATAGATTTTCTACTAGAAGATTTACCCAAAATGATTGATGGTATGACGGTAGGAACACAGCGCATTCGTAACATTAGTACTTCTCTCCGTACTTTTTCACGCGCTGATACTACCTCTAAAGTATTAGCTAATATCCATGAAGGTATTGATAGTACTTTGTTGATTTTACAGCATCGTTTGAAAGCCGATCATAACCGTCCAGCGATTCAAGTCATTAAGGAGTATGGAAACATTCCATTAGTGAAATGTTATTTAGGACAATTGAATCAGGTGTTTATGAATATTATTGCAAATGCAATTGATGCTTTAGAAGAAGCAAATATCGACCGTAGTTTTATGGAAGTTCAAGAAAGATATCCAAATATTATTACTATCTCAACTAAGATAGAAGAGAATAATAATCTGACAATTAAGATTCAAGATAACGCTAAAGGAATGTCAGAAGAAGTTAAAGCTTGTATCTTTGAAAATCTATTTACAACCAAATGTGTAGGAAAAGGTACAGGATTAGGATTATCTATTAGTCGCCAAATTATCATAGAAAATCATAGTGGAAGTTTGATTTGTGAATCAGTCTTGGGACAAGGAACAGCATTTATAATTTCTATTCCAGTTTTGGGATAA
- a CDS encoding nuclear transport factor 2 family protein codes for MEKRREAGRIVTKAISFLLNQITLIVLAVILVLFIGGRFELANATQPNAELEIQKLTSCYALGTDAIGRGNLLQGKNIYRDCFTQDAVLTAIFPDGTTQTNYGTDAWADFVYSVFQGNGYTATQHLMGTINISIENNKATMTSYLHATHKRSETSIDVANGTYEDQVVNINGRWKIRKRTLKLIDFLNLSSPTVESANTNARSSNSSANFVRPKMSGFNQ; via the coding sequence GTGGAAAAAAGAAGAGAAGCTGGGCGAATAGTTACAAAGGCTATCTCGTTTTTGTTAAATCAGATTACATTGATTGTGCTTGCAGTTATTCTTGTGCTGTTTATTGGAGGTAGATTTGAATTAGCAAATGCAACTCAACCTAACGCAGAATTAGAAATTCAAAAACTAACATCCTGTTACGCCCTTGGAACTGATGCCATTGGTAGAGGAAATCTCCTTCAGGGAAAAAATATTTATCGGGATTGTTTTACTCAAGATGCAGTCCTGACTGCCATTTTTCCTGATGGGACAACTCAAACAAATTATGGGACAGATGCTTGGGCAGATTTTGTCTATTCAGTATTCCAAGGAAATGGTTATACAGCTACTCAACACTTGATGGGTACGATCAACATTTCAATTGAGAATAATAAAGCAACGATGACTTCTTATCTCCATGCAACTCACAAACGTTCGGAAACTAGTATTGATGTCGCTAATGGCACTTATGAAGATCAAGTTGTCAATATAAATGGGCGCTGGAAAATTCGTAAACGGACTCTCAAACTCATCGATTTCTTGAATCTCAGTTCACCAACGGTTGAGTCAGCAAATACTAATGCCCGAAGCAGTAATTCTTCAGCTAACTTTGTAAGACCAAAAATGTCTGGTTTCAATCAATAA
- a CDS encoding (2Fe-2S) ferredoxin domain-containing protein, producing the protein MKKLIKRIKRLLQRIFKSFASTSQQTSPLINCRPLDTSISIPSVSPRWESGLVLVCSQCANERSNSFHPASRSSTASEDLENWLKSRLKIEGLWGEFRVVGTSCLGVCPKAGITVVIVSNGSGGNSPCLIVNPRSDVYDGLRLREVIYSYIKQSKK; encoded by the coding sequence ATGAAAAAATTGATCAAGCGTATTAAAAGATTGCTCCAACGTATCTTTAAAAGTTTTGCATCTACTTCTCAGCAGACATCGCCCTTAATAAATTGTCGTCCGTTAGACACTTCTATTTCTATTCCGAGCGTTTCTCCCCGATGGGAGTCTGGTTTAGTGCTTGTGTGTTCGCAATGTGCAAACGAGCGATCAAATAGTTTTCATCCAGCTAGCAGAAGCTCAACGGCTTCCGAAGACTTAGAGAATTGGTTAAAATCTCGTTTAAAAATTGAGGGATTATGGGGTGAATTTCGAGTGGTTGGCACCAGTTGTTTAGGAGTTTGCCCAAAAGCTGGTATTACTGTCGTTATTGTAAGTAATGGAAGTGGTGGTAATAGTCCATGTTTAATTGTAAATCCTCGGAGCGATGTCTATGACGGGCTACGCCTACGCGAAGTTATTTACTCATACATTAAACAGAGTAAAAAGTAA
- a CDS encoding GntR family transcriptional regulator, with protein MNLNDLAANVLQQQRSTPDLIADALREAILRGIFQEGQSLRQDEIATQFGVSRIPVREALKQLEAEGLVTLHLNRGAIVSVLTAQEAQEICEIRSALEVKAIQLAIPKFRETDIEKAAVILEATDRATDAGVLAKLNWEFHATLYATAERPRLLAMIKTLHVNCDRYVRVQLAQMDYQERSQKEHYQLLDACQKQDTKAAVRLLKRHIDTAGEQLIAYLQQIAQKR; from the coding sequence ATGAACTTAAATGACTTAGCAGCTAATGTGCTGCAACAACAACGTAGTACGCCAGATTTAATTGCCGATGCTTTGCGGGAAGCGATTCTACGAGGCATTTTTCAGGAAGGACAATCTCTGAGACAGGATGAAATCGCCACTCAATTTGGCGTTAGTCGCATTCCCGTGCGCGAGGCCCTTAAGCAGTTAGAAGCAGAAGGATTGGTGACACTGCATTTAAATCGTGGTGCGATCGTATCGGTGTTGACAGCACAAGAGGCGCAAGAAATTTGTGAAATTCGCAGCGCCTTGGAAGTGAAAGCAATACAGTTGGCAATACCCAAGTTCAGGGAAACAGATATAGAAAAAGCTGCTGTGATTCTCGAAGCGACAGATCGAGCAACTGATGCAGGTGTGTTGGCAAAACTCAACTGGGAATTTCATGCGACGCTGTACGCCACTGCTGAACGTCCCCGGTTGCTGGCGATGATTAAAACTTTACACGTGAATTGCGATCGCTATGTTCGCGTACAATTAGCGCAGATGGATTACCAAGAGCGATCGCAAAAAGAACACTATCAACTCTTAGATGCTTGTCAAAAGCAAGATACAAAAGCTGCTGTCAGGTTACTGAAACGACACATTGACACCGCCGGAGAACAGCTAATTGCATACTTGCAGCAAATTGCTCAGAAACGCTGA